One part of the Streptomyces sp. AM 2-1-1 genome encodes these proteins:
- the glnA gene encoding type I glutamate--ammonia ligase has product MDKQQEFVLRTLEERDIRFVRLWFTDVLGFLKSVAVAPAELEQAFDEGIGFDGSAIEGFARVYESDMIAKPDPGTFQILPWRAEAPGTARMFCDILMPDGSPSFADPRFVLKRILAKTSDLGFTFYTHPEIEFFLLKDKPVDGTRPTPADSSGYFDHTPQNVGMDFRRQAITMLESMGISVEFSHHEGAPGQQEIDLRYADALSTADNIMTFRLVMKQVALEQGVQATFMPKPFSEYPGSGMHTHLSLFEGDRNAFYESGAEYQLSKVGRSFIAGLLRHAAEISAVTNQWVNSYKRIWGGSARSAGAGGEAPSYICWGHNNRSALIRVPMYKPGKNGSARVEVRSIDSGANPYLTYAVLLAAGLKGIEEGYELPAGADDDVWALSDSERRAMGIEPLPQNLGEAISLMEKSELVAETLGEHVFDFFLRNKKREWEEYRSEVTAFELKNLLPVL; this is encoded by the coding sequence ATGGACAAGCAGCAGGAATTCGTCCTCAGGACTCTTGAGGAACGTGACATCCGGTTCGTACGACTGTGGTTCACCGATGTCCTCGGGTTCCTCAAGTCCGTCGCCGTGGCCCCCGCCGAGCTGGAGCAGGCCTTCGACGAGGGCATCGGCTTCGACGGCTCGGCCATCGAGGGCTTCGCCCGGGTGTACGAGTCGGACATGATCGCCAAGCCGGACCCGGGCACCTTCCAGATCCTGCCCTGGCGCGCGGAGGCCCCCGGCACCGCCCGCATGTTCTGCGACATCCTGATGCCCGACGGATCTCCGTCCTTCGCGGACCCCCGCTTCGTCCTCAAGCGCATCCTCGCCAAGACGTCCGACCTCGGGTTCACCTTCTACACCCACCCCGAGATCGAGTTCTTCCTGCTGAAGGACAAGCCGGTCGACGGCACCCGGCCCACTCCGGCCGACAGCTCCGGCTACTTCGACCACACTCCGCAGAACGTCGGCATGGACTTCCGCCGCCAGGCGATCACCATGCTCGAATCGATGGGCATCTCCGTCGAGTTCAGCCACCACGAGGGCGCCCCCGGCCAGCAGGAGATCGACCTGCGGTACGCCGACGCGCTCTCCACGGCCGACAACATCATGACGTTCCGCCTCGTCATGAAGCAGGTCGCGCTGGAGCAGGGCGTGCAGGCCACCTTCATGCCGAAGCCGTTCTCGGAGTACCCGGGTTCGGGCATGCACACCCACCTCTCCCTCTTCGAGGGCGACCGCAACGCCTTCTACGAGTCCGGCGCCGAGTACCAGCTCTCCAAGGTCGGCCGCTCCTTCATCGCCGGCCTGCTCCGCCACGCGGCGGAGATTTCTGCCGTCACCAACCAGTGGGTCAACTCCTACAAGCGCATCTGGGGCGGCTCCGCCCGCAGCGCCGGCGCCGGCGGCGAGGCCCCCTCGTACATCTGCTGGGGCCACAACAACCGCTCCGCGCTCATCCGGGTCCCCATGTACAAGCCCGGCAAGAACGGCTCCGCACGCGTCGAGGTCCGCTCCATCGACTCCGGCGCCAACCCCTACCTCACCTACGCGGTCCTGCTCGCGGCGGGCCTCAAGGGCATCGAGGAGGGATACGAACTCCCGGCCGGCGCCGACGACGACGTCTGGGCCCTCTCCGACTCCGAGCGCCGCGCGATGGGCATCGAGCCCCTCCCGCAGAACCTCGGCGAGGCCATCTCCCTGATGGAGAAGAGCGAACTCGTCGCGGAGACCCTCGGCGAGCACGTCTTCGACTTCTTCCTCCGCAACAAGAAGCGCGAGTGGGAGGAGTACCGCAGCGAGGTCACGGCCTTCGAGCTGAAGAACCTGCTGCCGGTGCTGTAA
- a CDS encoding YrdB family protein produces the protein MRLPAPLRAINEVLAFLVEIVALVAFARWGWRSAENTALRLLLAVALPGVAAVVWGLYASPKARFTLPVAGVVGVKVLVFACAVAALYDLDGSGSALSYVIVVAANTALLTMDRRARARGNA, from the coding sequence ATGAGGCTCCCCGCCCCCCTGCGCGCGATCAACGAGGTGCTGGCGTTCCTGGTCGAGATCGTGGCGCTGGTCGCGTTCGCCCGGTGGGGGTGGCGCAGCGCGGAGAACACGGCGCTGCGGCTCCTCCTCGCCGTGGCCCTTCCGGGGGTCGCGGCGGTCGTGTGGGGGCTGTACGCCTCGCCCAAGGCGCGGTTCACCCTGCCGGTCGCGGGCGTGGTGGGCGTCAAGGTGCTGGTCTTCGCCTGTGCGGTGGCGGCCCTGTACGACCTCGACGGCTCCGGCTCCGCCCTGTCGTACGTCATCGTGGTGGCGGCCAACACGGCTCTGCTGACCATGGACCGGCGCGCCCGCGCCCGCGGGAACGCCTGA
- a CDS encoding TetR family transcriptional regulator — MENSVGLRERKKEATRQAVHEATLRLTVEHGFDHVTVEAVADAAGISRRTFSNYFTNKEDALLYGEERQIRSLVRLVRERPADEPAWTALREAMLEFAAQVAPLDREWAVRTRLALRHPSLLARQLANHAGMERDLADAVAERPGPCGRPVRPLVLAAGFLASLRIAMRTWIEEDPDREASELIAEVMEEMGRGFV, encoded by the coding sequence ATGGAGAATTCTGTGGGACTGCGGGAACGCAAGAAGGAAGCCACCCGGCAGGCGGTGCACGAGGCGACCCTGCGGCTGACCGTCGAGCACGGCTTCGACCACGTCACGGTGGAGGCGGTCGCGGACGCGGCAGGCATCTCGCGCAGGACCTTCTCCAACTACTTCACCAACAAGGAGGACGCCCTCCTCTACGGGGAGGAGCGGCAGATCAGGTCCCTCGTCCGCCTGGTACGCGAACGCCCCGCCGACGAGCCCGCCTGGACCGCCCTGCGCGAGGCGATGCTCGAGTTCGCCGCCCAAGTCGCGCCGCTGGACCGCGAGTGGGCCGTCCGCACCCGGCTCGCCCTGCGCCATCCCTCGCTGCTGGCACGCCAGTTGGCCAATCATGCGGGGATGGAACGCGACCTCGCCGACGCCGTCGCCGAGCGCCCCGGACCCTGCGGCCGGCCGGTCCGGCCGCTGGTCCTGGCGGCGGGCTTCCTCGCCTCCCTGCGGATCGCGATGCGCACCTGGATCGAGGAGGACCCGGACCGCGAGGCGTCCGAACTGATCGCCGAGGTCATGGAGGAGATGGGGCGCGGCTTCGTGTGA
- a CDS encoding CBS domain-containing protein, which yields MTTAKDIMHPGADWIPAHETLDRAAQMMRDHGVGALPVSAEGAEDRMVGIITDRDIVVGCVASGHDPSKVTAGDLCHGTPRWIDAGAGVEEVLEEMQVHRIRRLPVIENRKLVGMISEADLAKHLSDEQIGDWAARVYAGG from the coding sequence ATGACCACGGCGAAGGACATCATGCATCCCGGCGCCGACTGGATTCCGGCGCACGAGACGCTGGACCGCGCCGCCCAGATGATGCGCGACCACGGTGTGGGAGCACTGCCCGTCTCCGCTGAGGGGGCGGAGGACCGGATGGTCGGGATCATCACCGACCGCGACATCGTCGTCGGCTGTGTGGCGAGCGGCCACGACCCCTCGAAGGTGACGGCCGGTGACCTCTGCCACGGCACCCCGCGCTGGATCGACGCCGGGGCCGGGGTGGAGGAGGTGCTGGAGGAGATGCAGGTGCACCGCATCCGCCGTCTGCCGGTGATCGAGAACAGGAAGCTGGTCGGCATGATCAGCGAGGCGGACCTGGCCAAGCACCTCAGCGACGAACAGATCGGCGACTGGGCGGCCCGGGTGTACGCGGGCGGCTGA
- a CDS encoding DUF305 domain-containing protein, with amino-acid sequence MTGGTGRPTRPRWVAAGVLVLAALVGGGTAAVVTGWQDGTPEPAPRQGFGQGVGRGQGLPAVDSADAGFAQDMAVHHQQAVEMSFLVRDGTRDEDVRRLAYDIAHTQSNQRGMLLGWLDLWGLPKVPVAGVPMAWMGPEDAATPAAGSGHPPTPHDMPGMDGMDGTDPVGKGAAHPEAGTSMTGMATDAELKRLGGTRGRAAEVLYLQLMTDHHRGGIAMARRCAERCAVPAERRLAQGMVDAQRAELDLMADLLAERGARPRA; translated from the coding sequence ATGACCGGCGGTACGGGGCGGCCCACGCGCCCCCGCTGGGTGGCGGCCGGTGTCCTGGTGCTCGCGGCGCTGGTCGGCGGCGGTACGGCTGCCGTCGTCACCGGGTGGCAGGACGGTACGCCGGAGCCCGCGCCGCGCCAGGGCTTCGGGCAGGGGGTGGGTCGGGGGCAGGGGCTCCCGGCGGTGGATTCGGCGGACGCCGGGTTCGCGCAGGACATGGCCGTCCACCACCAGCAGGCGGTGGAGATGTCCTTCCTGGTGCGGGACGGTACGCGCGACGAGGACGTGCGCCGGCTCGCGTACGACATCGCGCACACCCAGTCCAACCAGCGCGGGATGCTGCTGGGCTGGCTCGACCTGTGGGGGCTGCCGAAGGTCCCTGTCGCCGGCGTGCCGATGGCGTGGATGGGGCCCGAGGACGCGGCGACACCGGCCGCGGGGTCGGGCCACCCGCCCACCCCGCACGACATGCCGGGCATGGACGGCATGGACGGTACGGATCCCGTGGGGAAGGGCGCCGCGCATCCCGAGGCCGGCACCTCGATGACCGGCATGGCCACCGACGCCGAGCTGAAGCGGCTCGGCGGCACGCGGGGTCGGGCCGCGGAGGTGCTGTACCTCCAGCTGATGACCGACCACCACCGGGGCGGCATCGCGATGGCGCGCAGGTGTGCGGAGCGGTGCGCGGTCCCGGCCGAGCGGCGGCTCGCGCAGGGCATGGTGGACGCCCAGCGGGCCGAGCTGGACCTGATGGCGGACCTGCTGGCCGAACGGGGAGCCCGGCCCCGCGCGTAG
- a CDS encoding MDR family MFS transporter, with amino-acid sequence MTHREVLRALSGLLLVLFAALTSSTVVSVALPQIIGALNGTQSQYTWVVTATLLASTASTPIWGKLADLFSKKLLLQTAICLFVISSVACGFAQSTGQLIAFRVIQGLGMGAVQVLVQVIIGAMISPKERGRYNGYLGGVMAVATVGGPLLGGFIADTSWLGWRWCFFVAVPFTLIAFVMLARTLHLVETRRPDVKVDYLGASLIAAGVSLLLLWVTFVGDDFDWISWPSGAMVVGSLLILGAAVLVEARVEEPVVPLHVVRRRDPALAIVASLSVGMAMFGGAVFLGQYFQIGRGYSPIESGLLTIPLMFGVLLSSTLSGRLVSRTGKVKPFILAGVVLLTLGFLALSTIDHTTDLVIVGAGMFAVGAGVGMSMQNLVLVLQNTVPLRELGAASGAITFFRSLGGTMGVSVLGAVLAARVATEITAGLKRLEVDPAASSGGSTLNLKAMPPEIQEVVRAAYGDATGHIFLIAACIALVGVVAAAFLSPTKLRDSVDL; translated from the coding sequence ATGACGCACCGCGAGGTGCTGCGGGCGCTGAGCGGCCTGCTCCTCGTGCTCTTCGCCGCCCTGACCAGCAGCACCGTCGTCTCGGTGGCACTGCCGCAGATCATCGGCGCGCTCAACGGCACGCAGTCCCAGTACACGTGGGTGGTCACCGCCACCCTGCTGGCCTCCACGGCCTCCACCCCGATCTGGGGGAAGCTCGCCGACCTGTTCAGCAAGAAACTGCTGCTGCAGACGGCGATCTGCCTCTTCGTCATCTCCTCCGTCGCCTGCGGATTCGCCCAGTCCACCGGCCAGTTGATCGCCTTCCGGGTCATCCAGGGCCTGGGCATGGGCGCGGTGCAGGTGCTGGTCCAGGTGATCATCGGCGCGATGATCAGCCCCAAGGAGCGCGGCCGGTACAACGGTTACCTCGGCGGGGTCATGGCCGTCGCCACCGTGGGCGGCCCGCTGCTCGGCGGCTTCATCGCGGACACCTCCTGGCTCGGCTGGCGCTGGTGCTTCTTCGTCGCCGTACCGTTCACGCTGATCGCCTTCGTGATGCTCGCCCGCACCCTGCACCTGGTGGAGACCCGCCGTCCGGACGTCAAGGTCGACTACCTCGGGGCCTCCCTGATCGCCGCCGGCGTCAGCCTCCTGCTCCTCTGGGTCACCTTCGTCGGCGACGACTTCGACTGGATCTCCTGGCCGTCCGGCGCGATGGTCGTCGGCAGCCTGCTGATCCTCGGCGCGGCCGTCCTCGTCGAGGCGCGGGTCGAGGAACCCGTCGTACCGCTGCACGTCGTCCGGCGCCGGGACCCCGCGCTCGCCATCGTCGCGAGCCTCTCGGTCGGAATGGCCATGTTCGGCGGGGCCGTCTTCCTCGGTCAGTACTTCCAGATCGGCCGCGGTTACTCGCCGATCGAGTCCGGACTGCTCACCATCCCGCTGATGTTCGGCGTGCTGCTCTCCTCCACCCTCTCGGGCCGCCTCGTCTCGCGGACCGGCAAGGTCAAGCCGTTCATCCTCGCCGGAGTCGTGCTGCTCACCCTCGGCTTCCTCGCACTCTCGACGATCGACCACACGACCGATCTGGTCATCGTCGGAGCCGGCATGTTCGCGGTCGGCGCCGGTGTCGGCATGTCGATGCAGAACCTCGTCCTGGTCCTCCAGAACACCGTCCCGCTGCGGGAACTGGGCGCGGCCAGCGGCGCCATCACCTTCTTCCGGTCGCTCGGCGGCACCATGGGCGTCTCCGTGCTCGGTGCGGTGCTCGCCGCCCGGGTGGCCACGGAGATCACCGCCGGGCTGAAGAGGCTCGAGGTCGACCCGGCCGCCTCCTCCGGCGGCTCCACGCTCAACCTGAAGGCGATGCCGCCCGAGATCCAGGAAGTGGTCCGCGCCGCGTACGGCGACGCGACCGGCCACATCTTCCTCATCGCCGCGTGCATCGCGCTGGTCGGCGTCGTGGCCGCCGCGTTCCTCTCACCGACGAAGCTCCGTGACAGCGTGGACCTCTGA
- a CDS encoding NAD+ synthase, translating into MPQLRLALSQIDSTVGDLSGNAEAIVRWTRHAAGQGAHLVAFPEMALTGYPVEDLALRSSFVEASRAALRALAARLDAEGFGGLPVLVGYLDRSEHAAPRYGQPAGSPRNAAAVLHGGRIALNFAKHHLPNYGVFDEFRYFVPGDSMPVLRVHGVDVALAICEDLWQDGGRVPAARAAGAGLLLSVNASPYERDKDDTRLALVRRRAREAGCTTAYLAMTGGQDELVFDGDSLVVDAEGEVIARAPQFAEGSVILDLDLPAASAEPPSGEVGDGLRIDHVVLSGEPLPAYPPELAGGYAERLDDDEELYSALVVGLRAYTLKNGFSSVLIGLSGGIDSALVAAIACDALGPAHVYGVSMPSKYSSDHSRDDAAELARRTGLDYRTVPIGPMFDAYMESLELTGLAEENLQSRLRGTVLMAISNQEGQIVLAPGNKSELAVGYSTLYGDSVGAYGPIKDVYKTSVFRLARWRNRVAEKRGQTPPIPEASITKPPSAELRPGQVDTDSLPDYDVLDRILELYVDRDQGRDAIVAAGFDEELVVRTLRLVDAAEYKRRQYPPGTKISPKGFGKDRRLPVTNRWREASGEHE; encoded by the coding sequence GTGCCTCAACTACGCCTCGCACTCAGTCAGATCGACTCGACGGTCGGTGACCTCTCCGGCAACGCGGAGGCGATCGTCCGCTGGACCCGGCACGCCGCCGGGCAGGGCGCTCACCTGGTGGCGTTCCCGGAGATGGCGCTGACCGGCTATCCCGTGGAGGACTTGGCCCTGCGTTCGTCCTTCGTCGAGGCCTCGCGCGCCGCGCTGCGCGCGCTCGCCGCCCGGCTCGACGCGGAGGGATTCGGCGGACTGCCGGTCCTCGTGGGTTACTTGGACCGGTCCGAGCATGCGGCGCCGCGCTACGGGCAGCCCGCCGGTTCGCCGCGCAACGCGGCGGCGGTGCTGCACGGGGGGCGGATCGCGCTCAACTTCGCCAAGCACCACCTGCCCAACTACGGGGTGTTCGACGAGTTCCGGTACTTCGTGCCGGGCGACTCGATGCCGGTCCTGCGGGTGCACGGCGTCGACGTGGCGCTCGCCATCTGCGAGGACCTCTGGCAGGACGGCGGTCGTGTGCCGGCCGCACGCGCCGCGGGGGCCGGGCTGTTGCTGTCGGTCAACGCCTCCCCCTACGAGCGGGACAAGGACGACACCCGTCTCGCACTGGTCCGCCGGCGGGCCCGGGAGGCCGGTTGCACCACCGCGTACCTGGCGATGACCGGCGGCCAGGACGAGCTGGTCTTCGACGGCGACTCGCTCGTGGTGGACGCGGAGGGCGAGGTGATCGCCCGTGCGCCGCAGTTCGCGGAGGGCAGCGTGATCCTCGATCTCGACCTGCCGGCCGCTTCGGCCGAACCGCCGTCCGGCGAGGTCGGCGACGGGCTCCGCATCGACCACGTCGTCCTCTCCGGGGAGCCGCTGCCGGCGTACCCGCCCGAGCTGGCCGGCGGGTACGCCGAACGGCTCGACGACGACGAGGAGCTGTACTCCGCGCTGGTCGTGGGGTTGCGCGCGTACACCCTGAAGAATGGTTTCAGCAGCGTGCTGATCGGGCTCTCCGGCGGCATCGACTCGGCGCTCGTGGCGGCCATCGCCTGCGACGCGCTGGGCCCCGCGCACGTGTACGGCGTCTCGATGCCGTCGAAGTACTCCTCGGACCACTCCCGGGACGACGCGGCCGAGCTGGCGCGGCGTACGGGGCTGGACTACCGCACCGTACCGATCGGCCCGATGTTCGACGCGTACATGGAGTCGCTGGAGCTGACCGGACTCGCGGAGGAGAACCTCCAGTCGCGTCTGCGCGGCACGGTGCTGATGGCGATCTCCAACCAGGAGGGGCAGATCGTGCTCGCGCCGGGCAACAAGTCCGAGCTGGCGGTGGGGTATTCGACGCTCTACGGGGATTCGGTCGGGGCGTACGGACCGATCAAGGACGTCTACAAGACGTCGGTCTTCCGGCTGGCGAGGTGGCGCAACCGGGTTGCCGAGAAGCGCGGGCAGACCCCGCCGATCCCGGAGGCGTCGATCACCAAGCCGCCCAGCGCCGAGCTGCGGCCGGGCCAGGTGGACACCGACTCGCTGCCCGACTACGACGTGCTGGACCGGATCCTGGAACTCTACGTCGACCGGGACCAGGGCCGGGACGCGATCGTCGCGGCGGGCTTCGACGAGGAGCTGGTGGTGCGGACGCTGCGGCTGGTCGACGCCGCCGAGTACAAGCGGCGGCAGTACCCGCCGGGTACGAAGATCTCGCCCAAGGGCTTCGGCAAGGACCGGCGGCTGCCCGTCACCAACCGCTGGCGCGAGGCGAGCGGCGAACACGAGTGA
- a CDS encoding putative protein N(5)-glutamine methyltransferase: MSVLPPSLSRSALVTTLRSAGCVFAEDEAELILATASSPAEAAAMVRRRSDGLPLEHVLGWARFHGLRIAVDPGVFVPRRRSELLVDQAAAVLAEAAVLAGAAGDTPARTPVVVDLCCGSGALGAALVPLLGKAELHACDVEPAAVRCARRNLDGLGRVHEGDLFTPLPAHLRGRIDVLLANVPYVPTGDVALLPSEARDHEPRVALDGGDDGLDVMRRVVADAPRWLAPGGSLLMESSERQADRALATLRAGGLDARRADSDELGATVVVGTRPG; this comes from the coding sequence ATGTCGGTACTTCCTCCGTCGCTCTCCCGCTCCGCCCTCGTCACCACCCTCCGCTCCGCCGGCTGCGTCTTCGCCGAGGACGAAGCGGAGTTGATCCTCGCCACCGCCTCCTCCCCGGCCGAGGCCGCCGCCATGGTCCGGCGCCGCAGCGACGGGCTTCCCCTCGAACACGTGCTGGGCTGGGCTCGGTTCCACGGTCTGAGGATCGCCGTCGACCCCGGGGTCTTCGTCCCCCGCCGCCGCAGCGAACTCCTCGTCGACCAGGCCGCCGCCGTTCTCGCGGAAGCCGCCGTTCTCGCGGGAGCCGCCGGGGACACCCCCGCGCGCACCCCCGTTGTCGTCGACCTCTGCTGCGGCTCCGGCGCCCTCGGTGCCGCCCTCGTCCCACTCCTCGGGAAGGCCGAACTGCACGCCTGCGACGTGGAACCGGCGGCCGTACGGTGCGCCCGGCGCAACCTCGACGGCCTGGGCCGGGTCCACGAGGGCGACCTCTTCACCCCGCTCCCCGCCCACCTGCGCGGCCGGATCGACGTCCTCCTCGCCAACGTGCCGTACGTCCCGACCGGCGACGTCGCGCTGCTGCCCTCCGAGGCGCGCGACCACGAACCGCGCGTCGCCCTCGACGGGGGCGACGACGGGCTGGACGTGATGCGCCGGGTGGTCGCCGACGCCCCCCGGTGGCTCGCCCCCGGCGGCAGCCTCCTCATGGAGAGCAGTGAACGCCAGGCTGACCGTGCCCTCGCCACCCTCCGCGCCGGCGGCCTCGACGCCCGGCGGGCGGACTCCGACGAGCTGGGCGCCACCGTCGTCGTCGGTACCCGGCCGGGGTGA
- a CDS encoding DUF3105 domain-containing protein — protein sequence MSLPPLPPQVPTPSAPLPRRRRAARGRLAAIAVSVAVVAGLAGFGGSRVLEGPAPGTALMGAAADDFKPGGAEPGRPAGAVPVPPVEGEKSWDAARLTRKHVTGDVRYPMTPPVGGNHHPTWMDCDGDVYKTPLADGNAVHSLEHGAVWITYGAGASPEAVRALATRVRSTPFTLLSPYPGQSGTITLSAWGKQLTVDDPGDERVGRFLAAYVQGLQTPEPGAPCTGGRAAPR from the coding sequence ATGAGCCTTCCCCCGCTGCCTCCTCAGGTCCCGACGCCCTCGGCCCCGCTCCCCCGGCGGCGCCGGGCGGCGCGCGGCAGGCTCGCGGCCATAGCGGTGAGCGTGGCCGTCGTCGCAGGTCTGGCGGGGTTCGGCGGCTCCCGGGTGCTGGAGGGACCGGCGCCGGGGACCGCCCTCATGGGCGCGGCGGCCGACGACTTCAAGCCGGGCGGGGCGGAACCCGGACGGCCGGCCGGCGCGGTCCCGGTACCGCCGGTCGAGGGTGAGAAGTCGTGGGACGCGGCCCGGCTCACCCGCAAGCACGTGACCGGCGACGTGCGCTATCCGATGACGCCTCCGGTGGGCGGGAACCACCATCCGACGTGGATGGACTGCGACGGCGACGTATACAAAACGCCCCTCGCCGACGGGAACGCCGTCCACTCCCTGGAACACGGCGCGGTGTGGATCACTTACGGCGCCGGCGCCTCCCCCGAGGCGGTGCGCGCGCTCGCCACCCGGGTGCGGAGTACGCCGTTCACGCTGCTCAGCCCCTATCCCGGCCAGTCCGGCACCATCACCCTCAGCGCCTGGGGGAAACAGCTCACGGTGGACGACCCGGGCGACGAACGGGTGGGCAGGTTCCTCGCCGCGTACGTCCAGGGCCTCCAGACCCCGGAGCCGGGTGCTCCCTGCACCGGCGGTCGGGCGGCTCCCCGATGA